A window of the Buteo buteo chromosome 8, bButBut1.hap1.1, whole genome shotgun sequence genome harbors these coding sequences:
- the LOC142034093 gene encoding uncharacterized protein LOC142034093, with protein MSDDEAASCRGWQVSVGRGGGGGGGRRGKRGLARSCCESSRAAGGGGRGRGRRGRVSPHPRAAAAAAAHRACGSVNNSRAHRAAEEGGGAPPKRGPREARSQRSRKRSRVSGVKTSNFSGPPAHPDPPWPGKLSAPTAGGGGEVCTRGAAVTGNGPRRRGRPRAGLTPALFPARRPPARPRPAPLGHFPRQPPRLPAEERRTHPAAGPRTPPPPAAPAPPGRAARCPPAGLAAGRGSGGGPPRRQRARAPARPSGRSRRGLRRPVPARRSGERRRRLPKPRVGGSGEGKTLASEDYWNPKVLKDGKDSCDSKDSCDSLQILLFIPSLCPSQKKKNSVCQEQNLKISRESIVSICTSTFLLIQHSLCWEEARGGGGFALTTPAE; from the exons tggggcggggggggggggggggggggggcagaagagGGAAGCGTGGCCTTGCCCGCAGCTGCTGTGAAAGCAgccgggcggcgggaggcggcgggcgaggccgcggccggcggggccgggtcTCTCCGCACCCCCGGGCGGCCGCCGCAGCCGCTGCGCACCGAGCTTGCGGCTCTGTAAATAATTCACGCGCACACCGGGCGGCGGAGGAGGGCGGGGGTGCCCCTCCGAAACGGGGACCGAGGGAGGCTCGCAGCCAGCGCTCAAGAAAACGCTCGCGGGTCTCGGGGGTGAAGACGAGTAACTTTTCCGGCCCTCCAGCTCACCCAGACCCACCCTGGCCAGGCAAACTTTCGGCTCCcaccgccgggggggggggggaggtgtgtACCAGAGGGGCGGCCGTCACCGGAAacggcccccgccgccgcggccgcccccgcgccgGGCTCACCCCGGCATTGttccccgcccgccgcccgccagcgcggccccggcccgctccgCTCGGCCATTTCCCCCGCCAGCCACCACGGCTGCCGGCGGAAGAGCGCCGCACTCACCCCGCAGCGGGCccgcgcaccccccccccccccgcggcgccGGCTCCTCCCGGGCGGGCTGCCCGGTGCCCGCCGGCCGGCCTCGCCGCCGGGAGAGGCTCCGGCGGCGGCCCCCCGCGCAGGCAGCGGGCACGCgcgccggcccggcccagcGGCCGCAGCAGGCGAGGGCTCCGGCGGCCAGTCCCGGCGCGGAGGtccggggagcggcggcggcggctcccgaAGCCGAG aGTTGGAGGGAGTGGTGAAGGGAAGACGTTGGCCTCAGAAGATTACTGGAATCCAAAAGTACTAAAG GACGGTAAAGACTCATGTGACTCCAAAGACTCATGTGACTCCTTACAG ATCCTGCTGTTCATTCCATCTCTATGTCCatcccaaaagaaaaagaacagtgtTTGCCAAGAGCAAAACCTCAAAATCAGTAGAGaa AGCATTGTAAGTATCTGTACAAGCACTTTCTTACTGATACAACACAGCCTGTGTTGGGAAGAAGCAAGGGGTGGTGGAGGGTTTGCCTTAACTACACCAGCAGAATGA